The sequence AGCTCTTTGATGTTTTGTAGCACTGGCTGCAGGGCCTGATGGGCATCTGCCACCTCAGAGTCGTATTTGGTCATGTAGTGCTGTCGCAGCTGCTCAGCCTGCAAAGAcacaaatggtttaaaaaaagcaattaaaaagctaataatttctttttaaaaaatatacatattcaAATATTAATGGGAGTACCTCTTCACTTAATCGGTGATCTCTCAGGGTTGGAGGAATCCCAGGATGCTTTGCGTTTAGCAGTTCCATCAAGTTGTGGGTTGCATGAAGCCTCTGTTTTACcatgatggttaaaaaaaaatacaaacaattagAGATTCTTGTCTCAGCTACACACAGGAAAATAAGTAACTTAATCTTTATCCTATGAGTttataagtttttcttttaatgatttaatgCAATCAGACATTATTTAGgagcagatgtttttcttttcagcattGAAACTCCtcagaaaataaaaggaaaaatgaactgaatgaGACCATGTACCTGTAACGAATCTGTTTTCAGCCGGCCTTTATGTTCCTCTGATGAACGGAGGACTTCTCTATACATCTCTGCTGCCTCTACAAACTCATCTGCAGGTGAAAAAGTAAAGAGTGATCCTTATTATGTTCATAACATGAAGTGCTAATGAGATGTGCTATAACATATGCATAGCCTCTGTGTGATGAGCTTCAACAAAACATATCAGCACAAAACGTGTGGGGAGATGAAGATGAGATCatggtttgtgttttgtttgaacCTATTCCCATGAGAAAATGGGCGAAAGGGGATCACAGGCATAGAAAAGAGGGTTTATACTTCTGATGATGTGGATTCCAGCCAGGCCATTGAGAGCGCACACCAATTGTCTGTGAGCTTCTTCACACTCCACTCGACATTTCTTCTGCAGGGACTTGAGGAGCTCCTCCATTGTCATGGTGCTGGGAGGGGAGGAACGCAGACAAACCCACTTAACAAATCCTCCAGTGCAAATTAcagctttaaataaacacaactgCAAGATGTTTTACTGACAAAAAGGTTGCTAGATGCTCTGTGGTGCTCTATTTATTCAAGTTAGACTGTTAATTAACTGGTGCAGCTGCTTTGACAAGAGACCTCTTATGTCTACCTTTTCTGCAGAGGCAGGAACTCCCCCCTCACAGCCTGTGGATGGCAGCAGGCCTGCCGCAGCCTCAGTAGTGGATAAAGAATGGTGTTGACAGTACGCCGATCGAGGCTGCCAAGTTTCAGGCTCCAGTCCGAGATCTTCCTGAGTTTGACCAAAGCATCCTGGGAGCAGACCTCGTGCTGGCGGTGGTAGAAGTGACCCTCAACGGGAGAAAAGTGCAACCAGTGGACCTCTTCTGTCTGAGGAGGAATCTGAatctaaagaaacaaaaagaaaacaaaagaaaatacacaaaaactttGGCTTTATTGGTCTTTGAAAGGCACCTGAAAACACTTTGTTCTGAAGAAATTATTCAAGTCTGGTTAATTAAATTTAAGGAAGGCTACAGAAAGATACTGAACTTTTAAACTCCTACCTGATCAATGACGTCTTTTTTAGCCGACCGCCATAAAATCTGAGCAATTACGTTGTACAAAGGTTGCGAGTTTCCACGTCGGTAGGGGCGATAAAGCAGCTGGTCCCACCAGTGTTTTACCCAGTACGGGTCAACTCCGAGGAAAAGAACAAGGCCATACAGATCTagaaaacaaaatcagtttattaaaaaggttttaatcatttcttgGAGTTGagaggtaaaaaagaaaaaaatacattcacaaagCATATTTAACTAATGACTTGattttgtttaggttttatttgtttaaatgggATCACCTTCCAAGCCTCTTTGGACAGGAGTGCCGCTGACACACCAGCGGTTGATAGACGCGAGACGCAGAGCCATTTCTGCAGCctgaaagcaaaaaaacacaagGCTGATAAATTAACagcttaaatataattttttttttaaaaaaagaagaaaaaaaaaagaaaacctcccaGATACAACACATGATTTGGATTTCCTCCAACTCACCTTCGCAGTGGGACATTCGACCATCTGGGCCTCGTCCAGACAGATGCGCCACcactccacagccaccagaggACTGGGTACGGCCATGTAACGCTTCTGGTTGCGGAAGCGGCGTCCGTCTTTGCTGTTACTGTGAGGAATGTCGACGTAGTTGAGCTCAGAGCGAAGCACATCGTAGGTGGTGATGACCACATCCTGCTCTGCGAGCATACGAGGCTGGATAAATCCATGTTTCTTCACACCCTGATAAACCTGACAGGGAGGAAGATGGATTAAAAACCTCAAAAGTTTTGTCGCTATCAGCTTTATGCAACTGCAAAGACAAAGTCACACTATTAAATTGCTGATAAAATATCTACCAAGAGACTCACTAGTACTCGTAGGGAGGAGGACCTGATGTGCCGGTTGATCTCCTCCACCCACTGGTGGCAGATGGAGCTCGGAGAAATGATGAGTGTGGCACCAGTAGACACTGGTTTCATGGCTACCAGGCAGTGAGGGCAGTAGAAAGGTGTAGTTTTAAGGCTTTCCTCTTTATAGTTGACACAATCTGCATGTTGCCACAGCTGACAGTTCATACACTGAACGCGGGCCTTGTAGTCGATGATGCCCAGTTCTCCACAGATACACTCAAAGCGGTAGTCTGGGGTGTTGAAAGGGACTACAGACGCTCTAGTCAGGGTTTCTGCCTCCTCCTGTGAATCAAACTGAGGGacttctcccttttttttaggTAGATCGTCAATTTTGGGCACAGCCTGCATGCCTGACTCGTTTTTATCTTGAGACGTCTGCAACGGCACAGCCGAAGTGTCCAGCATGTCATCCGGTTGATCTGCTTTCTCATTCAGACTTTCATCCCACCCCTTTGTTTCAGTTTCCTCTGCTGTAGGACAGTCGGTTGAAGGACTCATATCTTTTTGATCTTCTGAGAGGGAGTTCTGCAGAGCTGCTTCTGCCTTCTCCTTTGCTCGTCTCTGAAACATTTTCCTGGGCGTGATCTCTGTGTTTTTAGAGGTCTAACAAAGACAAATGCAGATCAAGCTCAGACAATACAACAAAGTAATATTTGCAGCATAAAGCATTTGTACTTGAAGTGCTTTACTCTTACAAACTTGGATACTCCTgctaatgttttctttgtttctttgtatttctttcCCAGCTTGAATGATCCCGCCAAGCCTCGGCCTTTGACCCGGTCAACCATGCCCTCATCTATGAGCTTTGCCAGCGTCTTCTTGATGTGATTGCGGTTCTTTAAGAGGTCGTAGCCATAGGTGGCGCGAATGTAGGTGAACACAGCGTTGACTGAGGCTCCTTTGCCAGATCGCATCTCCTTTATTGCAGTGAGCAGCATGACACGCACAGCTGCAGAAggataaaaaagatttaaaaaatgtgaattaaaatTGAGTCACTGTTTAGGGGTGTTTGAGGGGACTCAAACTGTGACATACTTGGAtaagatattttcatttttggctGAGCTTCAGTCTTGCAGTGGATAACTTTCTTGCTTTCCAGCGGAGGAGGTGGAACAAAGTAATTCACAGATTTTCcctataaaacaaagaaataaaccatttttagaataaaatacGTATATTAGAATGCTTTAACACATAATATAAAACAATTGTTCGGTAAGAGGATGATGGTAAAGGACATTGGTCCTTACAACAGGCAGAGTGAGGGCCTCCTGCTTCAGGTCCTGTCGGGTATGAAACAGGATGAGCGCCAGAACTTCTACCGTCTTTCCAAGCCCCATCTCATCAGCCAGGATCCCACCAGGCCACTCAACACCAGCAAGTGGAAATTCTCTAATTAAGCtgaattaaagaggaaaaacaaacaaacaaaaaaaaacaaatacctgttttcattttcacaaaatgATGTGATTTTAAAGGCTCATCCACATTATGAATAAATTCATTAATCtctccaaaaatcacaattctCCATATTTGTGattttgaaacattttaaaagggcagtgatttttttgtttttttaaaaaacaaaataaaccagttttaaTGGAAGTTAAAAAACAGCAGAAGGTGAGCATAGCTGATTGTACGAAGACTGGAactcttttaatttctttttggtCAGTAGTGCTGAAACTTTCCATACACAGGGATATATTTGGTCTAGAGCGCAATGTAAAAGTGCAGATAACCTGCAAGTTTTCTCCTCAAGACAGGGAACAATATTGTTCttctgctgtttatattctttgtttgatttgttttctgaatTCTAAAGGGAGAGCTCAGTGCACGGTACACTCAGTCTGGTTACAGAGCTACCACAGTCCTGGTGAATCCTCACTGACAGGTTCAAATGAGACACAGGCTTCACATACGAGGAAGCTAAATAGTCTTTAACTTAAGTCCATTCCACTTCGTCATTATGGGGTATTTGCAAAGGTTTCAAGATGAAGtgataatttaataaaagataTCTGGAGTTCTTACCAGCCAGTAAAAGGGTTGTAAAACAACTTCTTGCCACACAAAGTAACCAACTCCCGCCACAGGAAATGCATCGACTGTTCTGTAAAGAAAGAGTGAGTACTGAGtcatctttaaaatgtaaagtaatTCATAACAAATAGAATTAAATAAGTTTTCCAAGCTCAAAAGATTATGATATTGACCACCAGTCGAAATTCAAAATGCAGAAAGGTTTACATGAACTTGAGCGTACCTTTAGGTGCTATGCTCCtgtatttctctctcctcagcaTCCAGTTGACAGCCTGACTCTGATAAGGCCTGAGGACAGGAATCAGACCCTTGTGCTGGACATCATAGGGCAACTCCTTGCTTTCTTTCTGGTGCAGATGCCTGACGCAATCGTAGAGCTCCTCCACATTTTGCCTTTCCAGGTCTGTGTCACactcttcttcctcattctcTACAACTTCTACATAGAAAATACAGCAGTAAAATCATTTCTGT comes from Melanotaenia boesemani isolate fMelBoe1 chromosome 20, fMelBoe1.pri, whole genome shotgun sequence and encodes:
- the shprh gene encoding E3 ubiquitin-protein ligase SHPRH isoform X2 codes for the protein MSSRRKRAPPVRVDEEAKRRLEWNMLEDRKNDVIQEDEQTPSCTLLSVDPSPSSSFLSTVEDVIESACSRSVRFSEEIPGSSSDNTSTSVSLALSVLPAFKMGHIWKALIGEFSVQPAWLPSDYEQRAFTLHRMDEQLCLSYSSCEESSGLQWRPDEDSCTAECSLSRIPLEDFDWLQKRRVVQLFHQTKEETVKVGIYLLETGLGKPEFLSEGNPRLKKANQLMQKLMEYFYDFIIPEVVENEEEECDTDLERQNVEELYDCVRHLHQKESKELPYDVQHKGLIPVLRPYQSQAVNWMLRREKYRSIAPKEQSMHFLWRELVTLCGKKLFYNPFTGCLIREFPLAGVEWPGGILADEMGLGKTVEVLALILFHTRQDLKQEALTLPVGKSVNYFVPPPPLESKKVIHCKTEAQPKMKISYPTVRVMLLTAIKEMRSGKGASVNAVFTYIRATYGYDLLKNRNHIKKTLAKLIDEGMVDRVKGRGLAGSFKLGKKYKETKKTLAGVSKFTSKNTEITPRKMFQRRAKEKAEAALQNSLSEDQKDMSPSTDCPTAEETETKGWDESLNEKADQPDDMLDTSAVPLQTSQDKNESGMQAVPKIDDLPKKKGEVPQFDSQEEAETLTRASVVPFNTPDYRFECICGELGIIDYKARVQCMNCQLWQHADCVNYKEESLKTTPFYCPHCLVAMKPVSTGATLIISPSSICHQWVEEINRHIRSSSLRVLVYQGVKKHGFIQPRMLAEQDVVITTYDVLRSELNYVDIPHSNSKDGRRFRNQKRYMAVPSPLVAVEWWRICLDEAQMVECPTAKAAEMALRLASINRWCVSGTPVQRGLEDLYGLVLFLGVDPYWVKHWWDQLLYRPYRRGNSQPLYNVIAQILWRSAKKDVIDQIQIPPQTEEVHWLHFSPVEGHFYHRQHEVCSQDALVKLRKISDWSLKLGSLDRRTVNTILYPLLRLRQACCHPQAVRGEFLPLQKSTMTMEELLKSLQKKCRVECEEAHRQLVCALNGLAGIHIIRNEFVEAAEMYREVLRSSEEHKGRLKTDSLQRLHATHNLMELLNAKHPGIPPTLRDHRLSEEAEQLRQHYMTKYDSEVADAHQALQPVLQNIKELKRKVNLNSPWWLEVIQRAICCSTDDDLVSRVKNELTCSYKQEPSKLSMADKFRDACGLQFLLTTQMQDLMKSQKTVQDAVKSLEGPASKKVIDEATICHLRPMRLPLNNCVFCKADELFNDYESKLFAHTVKGQTAIFEEMIEDEDGLVDDRLPTTSRGLWAASETERTLKAILSFAKAKRLELVEEGNTFMELFENWKKEYKVLHEYWMVLRNHVSAIDELGMATERLRVRLPDEPKPKLLHIIEPHEVEQNRVKLLNDQAVAKSQLQKKLGQFLYLTNLEKSQDKSTGGLNPEPCPICARPLGQEWAVLTCGHCFCNECIAIIVEQYSVGSRRRAIKCAICRQTTSHTEISYVFTTQSSSQDQDIPVKGSHSTKVEAVVRTLKRIQVTDPGAKCLVFSTWQSVLDIIAKALFDNNMDFSQINGIHKFQENLSSFKYDEKINILLLPLHTGSNGLNIIEATHVLLVEPILNPAHELQAIGRVHRIGQTKPTFVHRFLIKSTIEERMQAMLKTAEKSHTSTAMKHSEAAVLTVADLADLFTEDAETLE
- the shprh gene encoding E3 ubiquitin-protein ligase SHPRH isoform X1, which encodes MSSRRKRAPPVRVDEEAKRRLEWNMLEDRKNDVIQEDEQTPSCTLLSVDPSPSSSFLSTVEDVIESACSRSVRFSEEIPGSSSDNTSTSVSLALSVLPAFKMGHIWKALIGEFSVQPAWLPSDYEQRAFTLHRMDEQLCLSYSSCEESSGLQWRPDEDSCTAECSLSRIPLEDFDWLQKRRVVQLFHQTKEETVKVGIYLLETGLGKPEFLSEGNPRLKKANQLMQKLMEYFYDFIIPEVVENEEEECDTDLERQNVEELYDCVRHLHQKESKELPYDVQHKGLIPVLRPYQSQAVNWMLRREKYRSIAPKEQSMHFLWRELVTLCGKKLFYNPFTGCLIREFPLAGVEWPGGILADEMGLGKTVEVLALILFHTRQDLKQEALTLPVGKSVNYFVPPPPLESKKVIHCKTEAQPKMKISYPTVRVMLLTAIKEMRSGKGASVNAVFTYIRATYGYDLLKNRNHIKKTLAKLIDEGMVDRVKGRGLAGSFKLGKKYKETKKTLAGVSKFVRTSKNTEITPRKMFQRRAKEKAEAALQNSLSEDQKDMSPSTDCPTAEETETKGWDESLNEKADQPDDMLDTSAVPLQTSQDKNESGMQAVPKIDDLPKKKGEVPQFDSQEEAETLTRASVVPFNTPDYRFECICGELGIIDYKARVQCMNCQLWQHADCVNYKEESLKTTPFYCPHCLVAMKPVSTGATLIISPSSICHQWVEEINRHIRSSSLRVLVYQGVKKHGFIQPRMLAEQDVVITTYDVLRSELNYVDIPHSNSKDGRRFRNQKRYMAVPSPLVAVEWWRICLDEAQMVECPTAKAAEMALRLASINRWCVSGTPVQRGLEDLYGLVLFLGVDPYWVKHWWDQLLYRPYRRGNSQPLYNVIAQILWRSAKKDVIDQIQIPPQTEEVHWLHFSPVEGHFYHRQHEVCSQDALVKLRKISDWSLKLGSLDRRTVNTILYPLLRLRQACCHPQAVRGEFLPLQKSTMTMEELLKSLQKKCRVECEEAHRQLVCALNGLAGIHIIRNEFVEAAEMYREVLRSSEEHKGRLKTDSLQRLHATHNLMELLNAKHPGIPPTLRDHRLSEEAEQLRQHYMTKYDSEVADAHQALQPVLQNIKELKRKVNLNSPWWLEVIQRAICCSTDDDLVSRVKNELTCSYKQEPSKLSMADKFRDACGLQFLLTTQMQDLMKSQKTVQDAVKSLEGPASKKVIDEATICHLRPMRLPLNNCVFCKADELFNDYESKLFAHTVKGQTAIFEEMIEDEDGLVDDRLPTTSRGLWAASETERTLKAILSFAKAKRLELVEEGNTFMELFENWKKEYKVLHEYWMVLRNHVSAIDELGMATERLRVRLPDEPKPKLLHIIEPHEVEQNRVKLLNDQAVAKSQLQKKLGQFLYLTNLEKSQDKSTGGLNPEPCPICARPLGQEWAVLTCGHCFCNECIAIIVEQYSVGSRRRAIKCAICRQTTSHTEISYVFTTQSSSQDQDIPVKGSHSTKVEAVVRTLKRIQVTDPGAKCLVFSTWQSVLDIIAKALFDNNMDFSQINGIHKFQENLSSFKYDEKINILLLPLHTGSNGLNIIEATHVLLVEPILNPAHELQAIGRVHRIGQTKPTFVHRFLIKSTIEERMQAMLKTAEKSHTSTAMKHSEAAVLTVADLADLFTEDAETLE